The region CGGGGTGAAGTACCTGGCCTTCCTGAGGGACCACTATTACAGCGAGGCCGATGTGGCCGAGCGAGACAGGGTGCGCTTTACCCTGGCCGCCTATAACGCGGGGCCGGGCAAGATACGCAAGGCCCGCGCTCTGGCAGCCCGGATTGGGCTGGACCCGAACAAGTGGTTCCGGAACGTGGAGATTGCGGCCCTGAAGGTGGTAGGGCAGGAACCGGTGCGCTACGTAAGCAACATCAACAAGTTCTACGTCATATTCTCCCTGGCCCTGGCCCGGCAAAACGCCGGCAAAGGCGATGTCGCAGACGCCCGCCTCACTCTCCCCGGGACCCTATAGAGGGACCTCCACCACCCGGGGAAGGTGGGTAAAGACGATGTACGCCCTCGCGGGGAGGCCGAAAAGCCGCTCCGCCGCCCGGGCGTAGGTCTTCATCTGGAAGGAATAATCGCGGAGGAGGGTGGGAATCTCCCTTTCCTGGACGGGGAAGGTCTTATAGTCGTAGACCCGGGCCTCGCCGTCCCGGAGGACCACCCGGTCGATCCTGCCCCGGTAGAGCGTGCTGCCTCTCTCAAGGACGAAGGGCAGCTCCGCGTGGGCCCCCGCCCGGGGAAGGACAATGTCTTCAAGCAGGCGGGAGTCCTTGAGCTTCGCCATGTCGGTCAGGATGCTCTTGCGGGTCTCCTCGCTCTCCTGGGACTCCGCACGGAGGAGGCGGGAGGCCCTCAGCGGAAGGTCCTCTTCCCCGAGAAGGCCCCTGGAGAGCTCCTCGAACAGGCGGTGCATCACCGTGCCGATAAGGACCCAGTTGTCTCCGTGGCGCCGCCGCACGGAGTCGGTCTCCTCGGCCGTAACGTCCTTCCACGTCCTCTCGGGCTCGTACCGCAGAGGCTCGGGATAGGCCGGACGGACCATGAAGTCCTCCGCCCTGCCCAGGCCCGCCTCCGCCCGGAGGGGAAACCGCCCGGCCACGTCCTCCTCGCCCAAGACCCGAAGAGGCCCCGGCTTTTTCTCGCCGGAGAGGATGTCGAAGGCGTCGCCCATGAAGGCGAGCCTGCCTTCGAGCTTTCCCTTCCGATGGGAGCCCACCATGCAGAGGTAGTCCATGGCCCTGGTTACGGCCACGTAGAAAAGGCGCTTTTCCTCTTCGTGCTCTTTGAGCTTCTGGCGGCGGAAACGCTCGTCCCTGGCCCTCCGCGAGGAGTCCTCCTCCAGGGCCACGACGGGGAAATCCCCCGCGTCCTCGACCACCACCGGGCCGGAGGAGGAGCCCAGCTTCTCTTCCAGGGAAGGGAGAAAGACCATGGGGAACTGAAGACCCTTGGCGGCGTGGACGGTCATTATCCGCACGGCGTCCATCCCCTCGGTGCTGACGTTCGCCTTGGCCTCCTCCCTGCCCGAGGAGCGCTTCCTGAGGAGCACCTCCCGTATTTCCACGAGGGAGAGGCCCTGGGCCTGCATGTCCTCCACCACGGCGATGAATTTCCTGACGTTGGCATGGCGCTGCTTTTCCCACAGATGGACCCATCCACCGGTCTCGGTGAGGGCCTGCTCAAGGAGAATGCCCAGAGGGGTGGCGGGACTCTCCTGGAGCCATCGCCCGAGCAGGGACGCGGCCTCTGCGTGCCTCTTCTCTCCGGAAGCCCTGAGCTTCTCCAGGAGAGGGTCCTCTCCCCGGAGAAGGCGCATGAGGGACGGATAGCTCAGTCCGAAGAGGGGTGAGCGGAGGAGGCAGAAGAGGCTGTAGTCGTCCGTAGGGTCCACGAGAAAGGAAACCAGCTCCCTCAGAAGGGCGGTCTCCGGCTCCTCGTAAAAGCCTATCCCCTTGACCACCACGAAGGGGATGCCCTCGCGCCGCAGGGCCTCCTCGAAAAGGCCCAGGTGCGTGCGCCTGCGCAGAAGCACGGCCATGTCGCCAAAGAGGCACGGACGGCTCTCTCCGTTTTCGAAGACCTGGTGGCTTCCGACCAGGGCCCTCATGGCCCGGGCCAGCACCCGGGCCTCCCGGGCGCGGGTGGCCTTCGTCGAGTCCTGCCCCTCGAGGAGGATGAGCTCCACCCGGCCCGGCCCCTCGGTGCGCCGGGCCTCGAAGGGGGAGTAGCCGGTCATCCAGGGCTCCGGCGGGTCGGGGGGCATGATGCGCGCAAAGAGCAGGTTCGTGAACTCCGTGATGGCCGGAAGGCTCCGGTAGTTGTCCCTGACCTCCTCGTAGTGGAAGCCCTCTTCGCCCATCCACCGGGAGAACCGCTCCCTGGCCCCCCGGAAGACACCCACGTTCGCTCCCCGAAAGAGATAGATGGACTGCTTGCCGTCTCCCACGAGGAAGAGAGTAGGCGTATGGCCCTGCTCCCGCTTCGGGCCCATACCGGCCCGCCACTCCTCGGTAAGCTTGTCCACGATGCGCCACTGAAGCGTACTGGTGTCCTGAAACTCGTCCACCAGGACGTGGTCCGTATGCTCGTCAAAGGCATAGAGGATGTTGTGGGCCTCCGGCCCCAGGGAAAGGGCCTGATAGGCCAGGAGCTCCAGGTCGTTATAGTCCAGAAGGCCACCTTCGAGCTTCTTCTTCCGGTACCGAAGGAGGCACTCCCGGTACATTTCGAGAGAGGCGAGGGCATCCCCCTCCAGGCCGTTCAGCCCCCGGCGGTCCTGAAGGAGCATCTCCGAGAGGGGATGCCGCAGGTGTATCTCGTCCAGGAGGCGCTTGACCGAGCCCCATCCCCTCAGGCCCCTTTCTTTCATGAGCCGGGTGAGCTCGCCCGGGCACTCCCTCTCGGCCATGAGCCGCTCGTAGACGGACTCGCTCCAGAGGGATTGGGCGGCGTGCTCGTCCATGACGGCCAAGGAGGGGTCCAGGCCCAGCTCCACCGAGAAGCGGGTCAGAAGCTTCAAACAGAAGGCATGGATGGTGCTGATGCGCATCAGGGGAATCTTCTCCCTGATGTCCTCGAAGAGGGCGGGATTCTCCCGCCTCAGGACCGAGAGGATGCGCTCCTTCATCTCGGCCGCCGCCTTCTCGGTGAAGGTGATGCAGAGAATCTTCTCCACCTCGGCGCCGGCCTCAAGCAGGCTTATGTAGCGGCGGGCCAGTTTCTCCGTCTTCCCCGAGCCCGCCGGGGAGGAGATGATGACGCTCCTGGCCGTATCCAGATACGTCTCCGATGCCTCCCTACCGCCTGGCTGCATCCCTCATCCCCCGGGGGCCGTCATCGCCCTTCCCATCAAACGATATGAATTCATAAGCATTATTTCTTCCTTCGGCCTCCACGCCTCCCTGGATGAAGGGGCAGTAGGGCCGCTCGTGGCAGAGGCGGCAGAACTGCTCCTCGATGGGCCTGGCCGGAAAGGACCCCTGCCTCATGCCCCCCACCGTCCCTTCCAGGTACCGGAGGGCGCTCGTCATGAAGTCCTCCAGGGTGAGGCCCTTTTTCATGTCCCGCTTGGTGGGGAACCACTTCACACCGAGGTCCCTCAGGGAATAGATGCCCACCCGCTCCGGACGCATGCCCAGGGTCTTGAGGACGGCCGCATAGAGGAAGAGCTGAAGGTTCGCGCCCCGGCAAAGCACCCCGGAGCTGCTGACGTTGGGGGAGCCGGTCTTGTAATCGATGATGCGGACCTCGCCCCCGGCCCCCGCGTCTATGCGGTCCACCTTTCCCTTGAGGACTATGCCCGGGAGGGGCTCGCCCCTGACGTCATACTCCGCCTCCCGGAAGCGATACCCTTCCTGCCGCATTGCGTCTTCGATTTCGTAGAGGGCCGGTACCAGGCCCATGAAGGTCTCCCGGACGAGCTCCTTGAAATACCCGTCAAGGGCCGTCTCCCCGAGGACCTTCTCCAGGACCACCTCGGCGTCCCGCTTCATGGCCTCCAGGTCCGGGCTTTGCGCATCCACGAGCATCTCCATCACGGAATGGATGATGGAGCCCATGGTGAGGGGCTCTATCTCATAGTCGAGGACTTCCGGGGGCGAAAGCCCCAGGACCTTCTCCAGGAGAAACCGGCGGGGACAGGCCCTGTAGGAGTCGATATGGGTGACGCTCAGGGCCTGCTCCTCGCTGTACCGCCTGAGGTTCGAAGCCTCCCTGATATGGACCGAAAAAGGTTCGCGGCCTTCCGTGAGGAGTTTTTCCTCGGCCGAGAGGATGAGAGGAGAGACCGCCCTTTCCACTTCTTCGGCGCCGGAAAGAAGGACCGAGGGCAGAAAGACCGTGTCTCCTTCCATGGACGGATAGGACAGGACGGCCCGCCGGGCCGAGAAGGCCAGGCGGGTGAAGATGTGTCCCTCCAGGTGCATGTGCCTTTTGAGGTCCACTAGGCCGAGCTTTCTTCTCACGCTGTCGGGCAGGAGGATGTCCATCTTCGGGCGGGAGGGGAGGTCCCCGTCGCGGAGCCCCGCCATGTAGAGGACGCCGGGCTCCAGCCCGCGGACGTCCTTGAGCTCCGCTACCCGGACACCCTTCTCCTCCAGGGGCTCGGGCAGCTCATCGAGCACCCGGGCAAGGGCATCGGCAAAACCTCGGAGGTCCGTCCCTTCCGGCAAAACGCCGTCCAGATGGCCCAGCCTCCGGAGGGCACGCTCGAAACCAGCCCCATCGCCGTCGCCGCCGGGGACAAAGGCCAGGGCGGAGAGAACATCACGTAAAGCTTTAGCGTGCATCTTGTAAGAGCGCTTGATAGCAGGAGAACCAAGAGGCGCAAGCTTCCGGAAGACCGCCCGCTCCAGGGAATCCACTCCCGCGTCCCGGAAGGCCCGGACCCAGGCACCCCGTCCCTTGATGATGCCAGAGGAGAGCATGACCCGGGGGGCTTTCCCCGCAATCTCCCCGGGTATCTTCCGGAAGAAGGGAGACGTGAGAAACCGGGCCGTGGGGGAACGGGGATAGTCCCCCAGGTATGCCTCCAGGAGGCCGAGGACGTCCTGATAGGGCCGCTCGAGGAGGCTCTTTCCCCCTGCCGGAAGGCTTACGGGTATGCCGTATCGTTGGAAGACCCGCTCGACCATACTCCGGTACGGGGCCAGGCGCGGAAAGACCAGGAAAGTGCCCTCCAGGTCCCGCCGCCTTCCGGCGATGTAGTCGGCCTTTATCTCCCGGGCCACGTCCTGCACCTCTTCCTCCATGGAGGGCACGGCCCTGTATGTAAGGGGTTCCAGGGGCCGCTCGGGAGGAACAAAGGCCGGCTCAACGTTAAAGTACTTTTTTAGGTAAGCTGAGTAACAGTATGATAAATCATCATCACTTCCACTGATGGGGATAATGGCCAGGGTTTCGCGGGCCCCCTTGATAAGGGACGTCAGAAAGAGCTTCTCCGCGGGGCTCACCTCGTAGAACCCGTCCAGAAAGAGGACGTCCGGGGGCTCCAGGTGCTCCTTTACCATGGCGGCGGCCAGGGGGAAGAGGTCTTCGCGGGTGAGGGCCCCATGGTTTCCGAGTGTCTCTTCCACCAGGGCAATCATGTCCAGGGCTTCCACGGCCCTCCGGGAGGCCTCTTCATGGGTCTCCAGGGAGGAGAAGGCCTCCAGTACGCGCTTCTTCATGTCCTGCACGCTTTCCCCCGGGTAGTGCTCCTTGAGCTCGCCCATGAACTCCACCGCGAGGGTGGCCGTGCCCATGCCGCAGCCGGTGAGGCCCACGATGAGCACGGGCATGAGCGACGGGGGGAAGACAATGCCCTCTCCGTATGTGTAATGGACGTTCCGGGCGCTCTCCCGGAGGGTCATGCTCCGGGGCGGGATGTAGCAGCCCCCCGCCAGGGAATGAAACTCCCTCCGGAACCTCTCCACCAGATGGCGCGTGGGGGCAAGGTAAAGGACGCGTGAATAATCGGGACCTTCCAGGCCCCCCAGGGTCTCGCCCAAAAGGGCGTTTCTCGTTCCTCCGGTCCCCGGGGGCAGGTGATAGATGCGGAGGGCCATCCTTTAGAATACCCAATCAAGCGAGGGGAAGGGAAGGCTTGGGACGTGTGTGCGCCAGGCTCAAAGACTACCGTTTCCAGACCCGGTGCAGGAACCGCTTCACCAGGGGCTCGTGCCGGGCGATGGCCCTGTAGGGGCAGACCTCTAGGCAGCAGTAGCAGCGCATGCAGCGCTCGTAATCAAACCGCACGCCTTTCTTTTTCCCCGCCGTGGCGACAGCATGGGCGGGGCATATCTTCTCGCACTCCCGGCAGGAGCGGCAGAGCTCATCGAGCCCCCTGGGGCGGCTTGAGAGATGACGTCTCAAGGCCTTCCGGGCAAACCGGGGACCGAAGATGAGGTCCTGCACCTCGGGAATCCGGAAATCCCGTATGTCCGGAAGCGCGCCTTCAAGGGAAACGTCATCTGAAAGGAGTCCCATCCTTCGCGCCACCTTGTTGGTGAGGAGGCGGTCCGGGTCCATGCCGAGCATCCGGCAGACCGTCTGGTCCAGGGCCAGGGCGTCGTCGCTGCCCAGAAGAAGGCCCAGCTCCCTGGGGGTGCCGCGCGTACCGGGCCCCGCGCCTTCCATGGCCAGGACGCCGTCCATCAAGGTGATGGCGGGCCTGAACACCTCGGAGATGGAGACGAGGACCTCGGCAAAGAGTTCCCTGTCCTCCCCCACGCGAAAGTGCCACTCCGGCTTGGCGAAGCCCACCACGCATCCGAAGAGGTTCTTCACGGCCAGGGTGAGGCCCATCTGGGAGTGGGTCTTGAGCTTGGGCAGGTTGATGAGGACCGGGGCGTCCAGGGCATGGGCCGAGAGCACGAGGGCGCCGAGCCGCCCGTCTCGAAGGGGCACACGGCG is a window of Nitrospirota bacterium DNA encoding:
- a CDS encoding UvrD-helicase domain-containing protein, with the translated sequence MQPGGREASETYLDTARSVIISSPAGSGKTEKLARRYISLLEAGAEVEKILCITFTEKAAAEMKERILSVLRRENPALFEDIREKIPLMRISTIHAFCLKLLTRFSVELGLDPSLAVMDEHAAQSLWSESVYERLMAERECPGELTRLMKERGLRGWGSVKRLLDEIHLRHPLSEMLLQDRRGLNGLEGDALASLEMYRECLLRYRKKKLEGGLLDYNDLELLAYQALSLGPEAHNILYAFDEHTDHVLVDEFQDTSTLQWRIVDKLTEEWRAGMGPKREQGHTPTLFLVGDGKQSIYLFRGANVGVFRGARERFSRWMGEEGFHYEEVRDNYRSLPAITEFTNLLFARIMPPDPPEPWMTGYSPFEARRTEGPGRVELILLEGQDSTKATRAREARVLARAMRALVGSHQVFENGESRPCLFGDMAVLLRRRTHLGLFEEALRREGIPFVVVKGIGFYEEPETALLRELVSFLVDPTDDYSLFCLLRSPLFGLSYPSLMRLLRGEDPLLEKLRASGEKRHAEAASLLGRWLQESPATPLGILLEQALTETGGWVHLWEKQRHANVRKFIAVVEDMQAQGLSLVEIREVLLRKRSSGREEAKANVSTEGMDAVRIMTVHAAKGLQFPMVFLPSLEEKLGSSSGPVVVEDAGDFPVVALEEDSSRRARDERFRRQKLKEHEEEKRLFYVAVTRAMDYLCMVGSHRKGKLEGRLAFMGDAFDILSGEKKPGPLRVLGEEDVAGRFPLRAEAGLGRAEDFMVRPAYPEPLRYEPERTWKDVTAEETDSVRRRHGDNWVLIGTVMHRLFEELSRGLLGEEDLPLRASRLLRAESQESEETRKSILTDMAKLKDSRLLEDIVLPRAGAHAELPFVLERGSTLYRGRIDRVVLRDGEARVYDYKTFPVQEREIPTLLRDYSFQMKTYARAAERLFGLPARAYIVFTHLPRVVEVPL
- a CDS encoding PD-(D/E)XK nuclease family protein — its product is MALRIYHLPPGTGGTRNALLGETLGGLEGPDYSRVLYLAPTRHLVERFRREFHSLAGGCYIPPRSMTLRESARNVHYTYGEGIVFPPSLMPVLIVGLTGCGMGTATLAVEFMGELKEHYPGESVQDMKKRVLEAFSSLETHEEASRRAVEALDMIALVEETLGNHGALTREDLFPLAAAMVKEHLEPPDVLFLDGFYEVSPAEKLFLTSLIKGARETLAIIPISGSDDDLSYCYSAYLKKYFNVEPAFVPPERPLEPLTYRAVPSMEEEVQDVAREIKADYIAGRRRDLEGTFLVFPRLAPYRSMVERVFQRYGIPVSLPAGGKSLLERPYQDVLGLLEAYLGDYPRSPTARFLTSPFFRKIPGEIAGKAPRVMLSSGIIKGRGAWVRAFRDAGVDSLERAVFRKLAPLGSPAIKRSYKMHAKALRDVLSALAFVPGGDGDGAGFERALRRLGHLDGVLPEGTDLRGFADALARVLDELPEPLEEKGVRVAELKDVRGLEPGVLYMAGLRDGDLPSRPKMDILLPDSVRRKLGLVDLKRHMHLEGHIFTRLAFSARRAVLSYPSMEGDTVFLPSVLLSGAEEVERAVSPLILSAEEKLLTEGREPFSVHIREASNLRRYSEEQALSVTHIDSYRACPRRFLLEKVLGLSPPEVLDYEIEPLTMGSIIHSVMEMLVDAQSPDLEAMKRDAEVVLEKVLGETALDGYFKELVRETFMGLVPALYEIEDAMRQEGYRFREAEYDVRGEPLPGIVLKGKVDRIDAGAGGEVRIIDYKTGSPNVSSSGVLCRGANLQLFLYAAVLKTLGMRPERVGIYSLRDLGVKWFPTKRDMKKGLTLEDFMTSALRYLEGTVGGMRQGSFPARPIEEQFCRLCHERPYCPFIQGGVEAEGRNNAYEFISFDGKGDDGPRGMRDAARR
- a CDS encoding DUF362 domain-containing protein, whose translation is MPTVIVRTSSYDYERLREDVFAILGSLDRGLIKEGSQVLLKPNFLAPARPGQAITTHPLVIRAAAEYALLRGARVRVSDSPAMGSFEKILAETGTAEALRGLPVTCEELGEPRRVPLRDGRLGALVLSAHALDAPVLINLPKLKTHSQMGLTLAVKNLFGCVVGFAKPEWHFRVGEDRELFAEVLVSISEVFRPAITLMDGVLAMEGAGPGTRGTPRELGLLLGSDDALALDQTVCRMLGMDPDRLLTNKVARRMGLLSDDVSLEGALPDIRDFRIPEVQDLIFGPRFARKALRRHLSSRPRGLDELCRSCRECEKICPAHAVATAGKKKGVRFDYERCMRCYCCLEVCPYRAIARHEPLVKRFLHRVWKR